Proteins from one Mauremys reevesii isolate NIE-2019 unplaced genomic scaffold, ASM1616193v1 Contig2, whole genome shotgun sequence genomic window:
- the LOC120393442 gene encoding zona pellucida sperm-binding protein 3-like isoform X2, translated as MLQLLPDTIHYRNFLHYRPSAVRGVIRASAISLPIDCFYPRTGNVSSLGLQPTWVPFSSTLMHRRRLDFALDVYDSTWSSPLSDPTYYLGDLINIQASVRTGSHAPLRIYVDECVAQPSAASSIKYEVITDHGCLVDGQHSRSRFLAPRGDQFLRFQLDTFVFTGASNSQIYLLCHLKAVAAGPANQHNKACSYDPATAAWHSHEGGNCSCCASPAGCGSRRRRRHLPQDREGLLGEADLQLGPIKLATNSFITLGFSPLTLASTEPTSATAGAVELSSTVPISSTPKAIHPVLFSPNRAVNPIVRGDTKDSSGLQLPFSVTTLAIAVLCSLFVFLGILGCYCSTKRYHRGYRMGAVDVALGESGAVAMAPTTSGDSNIASKKPGAVVAAACGESGSV; from the exons gactggtaaTGTCTCTTCCTTGGGCCTCCAGCCCACCTGGGTCCCCTTCAGCTCCACCCTAATGCACAGACGGCGCCTGGACTTTGCCCTAGATGTATATGACA GTACCTGGtcatcccctctgtctgaccccACTTACTACCTTGGTGACCTGATAAACATCCAGGCATCTGTGAGAACTGGCAGCCATGCACCTCTGAGGATCTATGTGGATGAGTGTGTGGCACAGCCAAGTGCAGCATCTTCCATAAAATATGAGGTCATCACAGACCACGG GTGCCTTGTGGATGGGCAGCATAGCCGCTCTCGCTTCCTTGCCCCACGAGGCGACCAGTTCCTCCGTTTCCAGCTGGACACGTTTGTCTTCACCGGTGCTTCCAACAGCCAG ATCTACCTCCTGTGCCACCTGAaggcagtggctgctggccctgcCAACCAGCACAACAAGGCCTGCTCCTATGACCCAGCCACTGCAGCCTGGCACTCCCATGAAGGAGGCAACTGCTCCTGCTGTGCTTCCCCTGCTGGCTGTGGGAGCAGGAGGCGGCGCCGGCATCTGCCTCAGGACAGGGAAG gactCCTGGGAGAAGCAGACCTCCAGCTCGGCCCCATCAAGCTGGCCACCAATTCCTTCATTACACTGGGCTTCAGCCCCCTCACATTAGCTTCTACAGAGCCCACTTCTGCCACAGCAGGGGCTGTTGAGCTCTCTTCCACTGTGCCCATCTCCAGCACCCCTAAAGCCATCCACCCTGTCCTGTTCTCTCCCAATCGGGCTGTGAACCCCATTGTGAGAGGGGACACAAAGGATTCTTCGG GGCTGCAGCTCCCCTTCTCTGTTACCACCCTGGCCATCGCAGTGCTGTGCTCACTCTTTGTCTTCCTGGGAATCCTGGGTTGCTACTGCTCCACCAAGCGCTACCACAGAGGATACCGGATGGGTGCTGTTGATGTTGCCTTGGGGGAGTCTGGTGCTGTTGCCATGGCACCCACAACCTCTGGGGACTCCAATATAGCCTCTAAGAAGCCTGGTGCTGTGGTGGCTGCGGCCTGTGGGGAGTCTGGCTCTGTATGA